One Bartonella kosoyi DNA segment encodes these proteins:
- the hflC gene encoding protease modulator HflC encodes MQQSRFLFVFSTIIIFLIMLWMSFFVVYPRQQVAIKRFGQIVKVESNPGIYVKIPFVDKMIVVDNRLLRYDVPTQSVQVRGGAYYEVDAFFIYRITDPKLFLQRIASGRPQIAARENLAPRFIDALRAVYGKREFKAALSDERGAMMAEVQRQFSIDAGSLGIKIVDVRIRKTDLTDAVSEDVYRQMAAEREAVAENIRARGQQERDRIVAEANREYEEIVAAAKRDAEITRGEGQAESIRILLKAREANPSFYDFWLAMEQYKNLERIPMVISPNEDFFFYFRNSPQAKKKLSSTMSPNLNKTDSKPNGE; translated from the coding sequence ATGCAGCAGTCTCGTTTTTTGTTTGTTTTTAGTACCATAATAATTTTTTTGATCATGTTGTGGATGTCATTTTTTGTTGTCTATCCTCGTCAACAAGTCGCTATTAAGCGTTTTGGACAGATCGTCAAGGTAGAATCTAATCCTGGGATTTATGTGAAAATACCTTTTGTGGATAAGATGATTGTGGTGGATAATCGGCTGTTGCGTTACGATGTTCCTACACAATCTGTGCAAGTTCGTGGGGGGGCTTATTATGAAGTGGATGCGTTCTTTATTTATCGTATTACAGATCCTAAATTGTTTTTACAGCGTATTGCTTCAGGGCGCCCACAAATTGCAGCACGTGAAAATCTTGCACCACGCTTTATTGACGCTTTGCGGGCTGTTTATGGTAAGCGAGAATTTAAAGCAGCCTTATCGGATGAACGAGGCGCGATGATGGCTGAGGTTCAAAGGCAATTTTCTATAGATGCAGGTTCGCTGGGTATTAAGATTGTTGATGTACGTATTCGAAAAACCGATTTAACCGATGCTGTTTCCGAAGATGTTTATCGGCAAATGGCTGCGGAGCGGGAAGCGGTTGCGGAAAATATTCGCGCTCGTGGTCAACAAGAGCGAGATCGTATCGTTGCAGAGGCAAATCGTGAATATGAAGAAATTGTGGCGGCTGCAAAGCGTGATGCTGAAATTACCCGTGGTGAAGGACAGGCTGAAAGTATTCGCATTTTACTCAAAGCGCGAGAAGCTAATCCATCTTTTTACGATTTTTGGTTAGCCATGGAGCAGTATAAGAATTTAGAGAGAATACCGATGGTGATTTCACCAAATGAGGATTTCTTTTTTTATTTTCGAAATTCTCCGCAAGCAAAGAAAAAACTTTCATCAACAATGAGTCCTAATTTGAATAAAACTGATTCAAAGCCCAATGGGGAATAG
- the hflK gene encoding FtsH protease activity modulator HflK — protein sequence MPWTNQNGGGPWSGDKNKNSGDKKTSAKNLFGSGGSNGGGNGPNLDDILRKGQDQFKQFSRGGVFVLFLLLAVCVFLYQSLYIVQQNEQAVELRFGVPKEEIIGDGLHFHFWPIETYMKVPLTEKTIAIGGQPGQRQQSEGLMLSSDQNIVNVNFSVYYRISHPGQFLFNVNDQEGTVRQVAESAMREVIGSRPVDDVLRDKKEEVANDVRKITQLTVDKYQLGVEISRVSISEAAPPTKVAAAFNSVQQAEQERGRMIEEGNRVRFTKIGLANGEASRTREIAKGEKAQMVEEATGRAERFQSIAREAAISPEAARYRLYMETMGRIFSSPNKLLLDQINSPAVPYLPLNELLHHNLSEKAKIKSARSTSLLDAQISGGR from the coding sequence ATGCCCTGGACAAATCAAAATGGTGGTGGCCCGTGGAGTGGCGATAAAAATAAAAACAGTGGTGATAAAAAAACATCGGCTAAGAATCTGTTTGGTTCTGGTGGCAGTAATGGTGGTGGAAATGGCCCCAATCTTGATGATATTTTGCGTAAAGGACAGGATCAGTTTAAACAATTTAGTCGAGGGGGCGTTTTTGTCTTGTTCCTTCTGCTTGCTGTGTGTGTTTTTCTCTATCAGTCACTTTATATTGTTCAACAAAATGAGCAAGCAGTAGAATTGCGTTTCGGTGTGCCTAAAGAAGAAATTATCGGCGATGGGTTGCATTTTCATTTTTGGCCCATTGAGACTTATATGAAAGTTCCTTTAACGGAAAAAACAATTGCAATTGGTGGACAACCTGGACAGAGACAACAAAGTGAAGGTCTGATGCTGTCGAGTGATCAAAATATTGTGAATGTCAATTTTTCTGTTTACTATCGTATTTCACATCCAGGACAATTTTTATTTAATGTGAATGATCAAGAAGGCACAGTTCGTCAGGTCGCTGAAAGTGCAATGCGAGAGGTCATTGGCTCAAGACCTGTTGATGATGTTTTACGCGATAAAAAAGAAGAAGTTGCTAACGATGTGAGAAAGATTACCCAGTTGACTGTCGATAAGTATCAACTCGGGGTTGAAATAAGCCGTGTATCGATCAGTGAAGCTGCTCCTCCTACCAAAGTTGCTGCGGCGTTTAATTCTGTGCAGCAGGCAGAGCAAGAACGGGGAAGAATGATTGAAGAAGGAAATCGTGTGCGTTTTACGAAGATTGGTTTAGCAAATGGTGAAGCTTCACGGACACGGGAAATCGCGAAAGGTGAAAAAGCACAAATGGTTGAAGAGGCAACAGGTCGTGCTGAACGTTTTCAGTCCATAGCCCGTGAGGCAGCAATTTCACCAGAGGCTGCGCGTTATCGTCTTTATATGGAGACGATGGGGCGTATCTTTTCTTCCCCCAATAAATTGCTGCTCGATCAAATTAATTCTCCTGCGGTGCCTTATCTTCCTTTGAATGAATTGCTGCATCATAATTTATCAGAAAAAGCGAAAATAAAATCAGCACGTTCTACATCGCTCTTGGATGCTCAGATTTCTGGAGGACGTTAA
- a CDS encoding dihydrofolate reductase, with protein sequence MKISICLIAAVAENGVIGHEGAMPWHLSTDLQRFKALTLAKPIIMGRKTWDSIGRPLPGRTNIVITRDCTFSAEGAVVAHSLSQACSLATNAASQNNVEEIFIIGGGEIFQQGFGLADKIFLTEVLASIEGDRFFPIFDKEKWTIVQTQDIPKGDKDSHPTRFVVYERK encoded by the coding sequence ATGAAGATTTCCATTTGTTTAATTGCTGCTGTTGCAGAAAATGGTGTTATCGGTCATGAAGGTGCAATGCCGTGGCATTTATCGACAGATTTGCAACGCTTTAAGGCGTTGACGTTGGCTAAGCCTATTATAATGGGGCGAAAAACTTGGGATTCTATCGGGAGACCTTTACCAGGGCGCACAAATATCGTCATTACACGCGATTGTACCTTTAGCGCGGAAGGGGCTGTTGTTGCGCATTCTTTATCACAGGCATGTTCTCTTGCAACAAATGCTGCTTCTCAAAATAATGTAGAGGAAATTTTTATTATTGGTGGGGGTGAAATTTTTCAACAAGGATTTGGTCTTGCTGATAAAATATTCCTTACAGAAGTTTTAGCTTCTATAGAAGGTGATCGTTTTTTTCCTATTTTTGATAAAGAAAAGTGGACTATTGTGCAAACACAAGATATTCCAAAAGGAGATAAAGATAGCCATCCGACACGTTTTGTTGTTTATGAGCGGAAATAA
- a CDS encoding thymidylate synthase, translating to MKSYLALLSHVLNQGIDRTDRTGVGTRSIFGYQMRFDLQAGFPLLTTKKLHLRSIIYELLWFLKGDTNIAWLKEHGVSIWDEWADKQGNLGPVYGYQWRSWPAPDGRHIDQISDLLTMIKETPHSRRLIVSAWNPALIEEMALPPCHCFFQFYIAEGKLSCQLYQRSADIFLGVPFNIASYALLTMMIAQVSGLKVGDFIHTLGDAHLYSNHFEQAKYQLSRIPNALPCMRINPMVTDLFSFKFEDFELLNYDAHPHIKAPVAI from the coding sequence ATGAAATCATATCTTGCTCTTTTATCGCATGTTTTAAATCAGGGTATTGATCGCACAGATCGGACGGGAGTGGGGACGCGATCTATTTTTGGCTATCAGATGCGCTTTGATTTACAAGCAGGATTTCCATTGTTGACAACAAAGAAATTACACTTACGTTCAATTATTTATGAGCTTTTATGGTTTCTTAAAGGCGATACAAATATTGCATGGTTAAAGGAGCATGGTGTATCTATTTGGGACGAATGGGCTGATAAACAAGGAAATCTTGGTCCTGTTTATGGGTATCAGTGGCGCTCTTGGCCTGCTCCTGATGGACGCCATATTGATCAAATCAGTGATCTGTTGACGATGATTAAGGAGACGCCTCATTCTCGTCGCCTGATTGTATCAGCTTGGAATCCCGCATTGATAGAAGAGATGGCTCTGCCACCTTGTCATTGTTTTTTTCAATTTTATATTGCTGAGGGTAAATTATCCTGTCAGCTTTACCAGCGTTCGGCGGATATTTTCTTAGGGGTTCCATTTAATATTGCGTCCTATGCATTGTTAACGATGATGATTGCACAAGTTAGTGGCCTTAAAGTTGGTGATTTTATTCATACGCTGGGGGACGCGCATCTTTATTCTAATCATTTTGAACAGGCAAAATATCAATTGTCTCGTATACCAAATGCTTTGCCTTGTATGCGTATAAATCCAATGGTAACAGATCTTTTTTCTTTTAAATTTGAGGATTTTGAATTGCTTAATTATGATGCACACCCCCATATTAAAGCGCCGGTAGCAATATGA
- a CDS encoding MFS family transporter, giving the protein MEKQESLAPHDTRKRVLSIISSASGNLVEWYDFYVYSFTSIYFASQFFPSNGDVVTELLKSSFVFFIGFLMRPIGGWLFGFIADRYGRKRSLLISVFMMCGGSFLIALLPTYETIGAVAPILLILLRMLQGLSVGGEYGTTATYMSEVALKKRRGFFSSFQYATLIGGQLLASLVMFILALYLTEDQLKAWGWRIPFAIGGCGAIVAIYLRRSLHETTTKESRSKKQAGSLKELLRNHTKAFLLVIGFTAGGSLTFYTCTTYMQKYLITTTGFDKHTATTIMTAALFVFMLLQPLFGSLADKIGTKASLLIWSSLSIIFTIPALKIIGNTNDMWVALSIIIGMLCIMSFYTSVSGIVKAEMFPASIRAMGVGLSYAIANALFGGSAEAVALEFKKIGYESIFHFYIAGMMIIAFIAILLMPDARKKGYLQGDDID; this is encoded by the coding sequence ATGGAAAAACAAGAATCTTTAGCACCACATGATACAAGAAAACGTGTTCTTTCGATCATATCGAGTGCATCAGGGAATCTGGTAGAATGGTATGATTTTTATGTTTATTCTTTTACATCTATTTATTTTGCCTCACAGTTTTTTCCTTCCAATGGAGATGTTGTTACCGAACTTTTAAAATCTTCCTTCGTCTTTTTTATAGGCTTCCTCATGCGTCCAATTGGCGGTTGGCTCTTTGGATTTATTGCGGATCGTTATGGACGTAAACGCTCTTTGCTGATTTCTGTTTTTATGATGTGTGGTGGTTCGTTTCTCATCGCTCTTCTTCCTACATATGAAACAATTGGAGCAGTAGCACCAATTCTTCTTATTTTACTCCGCATGCTTCAAGGGCTCTCCGTCGGCGGTGAATACGGAACAACAGCGACTTATATGAGTGAAGTTGCTCTTAAAAAACGTCGTGGTTTCTTTAGCTCGTTTCAATATGCCACGCTCATTGGGGGTCAACTCCTTGCAAGTTTGGTTATGTTTATTCTCGCCCTCTATCTCACAGAAGATCAGTTAAAGGCATGGGGCTGGCGTATTCCTTTTGCGATTGGTGGATGTGGTGCAATTGTTGCGATTTATCTGCGTCGTTCACTTCACGAAACAACCACTAAAGAAAGTCGCTCTAAAAAACAAGCTGGCAGTCTTAAAGAACTTCTACGCAATCACACAAAAGCGTTCCTTTTAGTTATCGGTTTTACAGCAGGAGGATCGCTGACATTTTATACCTGTACGACTTATATGCAAAAATATCTGATAACAACAACCGGATTTGATAAGCATACTGCGACAACAATAATGACTGCTGCACTATTTGTTTTTATGCTACTCCAACCGCTCTTTGGCTCTCTCGCAGATAAAATTGGCACAAAAGCTTCACTGCTTATTTGGAGTTCCTTATCTATCATCTTTACAATTCCTGCACTTAAAATTATTGGAAACACTAATGATATGTGGGTTGCTCTCTCTATTATTATTGGCATGCTTTGTATTATGAGCTTTTATACGTCCGTCTCTGGTATCGTAAAAGCAGAAATGTTTCCTGCTTCAATCCGAGCAATGGGGGTTGGTCTCTCTTATGCTATTGCTAACGCGCTATTTGGTGGTTCTGCTGAAGCTGTGGCGCTTGAATTTAAAAAAATCGGCTATGAATCTATATTCCACTTTTACATAGCCGGCATGATGATCATTGCCTTCATTGCAATTCTCTTAATGCCAGATGCTCGTAAAAAAGGGTATTTACAAGGAGATGATATCGATTAA
- a CDS encoding MFS family transporter: MNHQITLDPHDTRKRIFAIISSASGNLVEWYDFYAYSFASVYFASQFFPKDNDNVTQLLKTAGIFFIGFLMRPIGAWLFGFIADRYGRKCSMLISVFMMCGGSFLIAILPTYETLGITAAFLLLLIRMFQGLSVGGEYGTTATYMSEVALKKHRGFFASFQYATLITGQLLASFIIFILALYFTEDQLKAWGWRIPFVIGSFGAMVAMYLRSSLHETTTKESRSKQHAGSIRELLRNHTKAFFLVIGFTAGGSLTFYTYTTYMQKYLITTTGFDKHTATTIMTAALFIFVLLQPLVGSLADKIGTRILLISWSALSIICTIPVLKMVGNAHNAWAALLIIIGMLCIMSLYTSIAGIIKAELFPASIRAIGVGLAFAIGNALFGGSAEYVALGLKNMGYESVFFFYIIGMMIIALISILLMPDIDKGGYLKDDEIH, encoded by the coding sequence ATGAATCACCAAATAACTTTAGATCCACATGATACAAGAAAACGTATTTTTGCTATCATATCCAGTGCCTCAGGAAATCTGGTAGAATGGTACGACTTTTATGCTTACTCCTTTGCATCGGTTTATTTTGCATCACAATTTTTTCCTAAAGATAATGATAACGTTACACAACTATTAAAAACTGCAGGAATATTTTTTATTGGCTTTCTTATGCGTCCTATTGGAGCATGGCTCTTTGGCTTCATTGCTGACCGCTATGGACGCAAATGTTCAATGCTGATTTCTGTTTTTATGATGTGTGGGGGATCTTTTCTCATTGCTATACTTCCCACTTACGAAACCTTGGGAATAACAGCAGCATTCCTGCTGCTTTTAATCCGCATGTTTCAAGGGCTCTCCGTCGGTGGTGAATATGGTACAACAGCAACTTATATGAGTGAGGTTGCTCTTAAAAAGCATCGCGGATTCTTTGCATCTTTCCAATATGCCACACTCATTACGGGACAGCTTCTTGCGAGTTTCATTATCTTTATTCTAGCACTTTATTTCACTGAAGATCAGTTAAAAGCATGGGGCTGGCGTATTCCTTTTGTCATTGGTAGCTTTGGAGCAATGGTTGCAATGTATCTGCGCAGTTCGCTCCATGAAACAACGACCAAAGAAAGTCGCTCTAAACAACATGCTGGAAGTATTAGAGAACTTTTACGCAATCATACAAAAGCTTTCTTTTTAGTTATTGGCTTTACAGCGGGAGGATCACTCACATTTTATACATACACCACTTACATGCAAAAATATCTGATCACCACCACCGGATTTGATAAACACACTGCGACGACAATAATGACTGCCGCACTCTTCATTTTTGTGTTACTCCAACCCCTCGTTGGTTCTCTAGCCGATAAAATTGGTACAAGGATTTTGCTCATTAGCTGGAGTGCCTTATCCATTATCTGCACAATTCCTGTTCTTAAAATGGTTGGCAATGCTCACAATGCATGGGCTGCGCTATTAATCATTATCGGAATGCTGTGTATTATGAGTCTCTACACCTCCATTGCTGGTATCATAAAAGCAGAATTATTCCCTGCTTCAATCCGAGCAATCGGTGTCGGACTTGCTTTTGCCATTGGAAATGCACTGTTTGGTGGCTCTGCGGAATATGTAGCGCTTGGATTAAAAAATATGGGATACGAATCTGTTTTCTTTTTTTACATAATTGGTATGATGATTATTGCACTTATCTCAATTCTTTTAATGCCAGATATAGACAAGGGGGGATATCTGAAAGATGATGAGATCCATTAA
- a CDS encoding MFS transporter, with translation MKNGTTSASQDARKRIFAIIASASGNLVEWYDFYVYSFASIYFASQFFPSDDDAITPLLKTAGVFFIGFLMRPIGAWFLGFIADRYGRKFSMLVSIFMMCGGSFFIAILPTYKTLGITSAILLLLARMMQGLSAGGEYGTAATYMSEVSLKKHRGLFASFQSGTLITGQLLASFTIFILAIYLTEDQLKAWGWRIPFVIGGCGAIVAIYLRRSLHETTTKESRSQKHSGSLKELLTKHTKAVVVIACFASGGSLTFYTFTTYMQKYLITTTGFDKHTATTIMTAVLFIFILFQPIAGIIADKIGTKTLLIIWSILSVLFTFPGLWIIGNTHSIWVALSVIIGLLFIMSMYTSISGVVKSAMFPSSIRALGVSISHAIGNALFGGSAEYVAFGLKKAGYESLFYFYITIVMIMAFIALLFVPSMRKGGYLQDDEKH, from the coding sequence ATGAAAAATGGAACAACTTCAGCATCACAGGATGCAAGAAAACGTATTTTTGCTATTATAGCAAGCGCATCAGGAAATCTCGTAGAATGGTATGATTTTTACGTTTATTCATTTGCATCAATTTATTTTGCCTCACAATTTTTTCCTTCAGATGATGATGCAATTACGCCCCTGTTGAAAACTGCAGGTGTCTTTTTTATTGGCTTTCTTATGCGCCCTATTGGAGCTTGGTTTTTAGGATTTATCGCCGATCGTTATGGACGTAAATTCTCGATGCTTGTCTCCATTTTTATGATGTGTGGAGGTTCTTTTTTCATTGCCATACTTCCCACCTATAAAACCTTGGGAATAACATCAGCAATCCTTCTCCTTTTAGCTCGGATGATGCAAGGACTTTCAGCAGGTGGCGAATATGGTACAGCAGCTACTTATATGAGCGAAGTTTCCCTCAAAAAACATCGTGGGCTTTTTGCTTCTTTCCAATCTGGCACCCTTATTACAGGTCAACTTCTCGCTAGTTTTACTATATTTATTTTAGCAATTTATCTCACTGAAGATCAGTTAAAAGCATGGGGATGGCGTATTCCTTTTGTGATTGGTGGATGTGGAGCAATCGTTGCGATTTATCTGCGCCGTTCGCTCCACGAAACAACCACAAAAGAAAGCCGCTCTCAAAAACACTCTGGGAGTCTTAAGGAACTTCTCACCAAACATACAAAAGCCGTTGTCGTAATTGCCTGCTTTGCATCAGGAGGATCACTCACATTTTATACCTTTACGACTTATATGCAGAAATATCTGATCACCACCACCGGCTTTGATAAACATACCGCAACAACAATAATGACAGCTGTACTGTTTATTTTCATCCTGTTCCAACCCATAGCGGGAATCATCGCCGATAAAATTGGAACCAAAACTTTACTCATCATTTGGAGTATACTCTCTGTGCTCTTTACATTTCCTGGGCTCTGGATCATCGGTAACACCCATAGTATATGGGTTGCCTTATCTGTTATTATTGGCTTGCTCTTCATTATGAGCATGTATACATCTATCTCTGGTGTCGTAAAATCAGCCATGTTTCCCTCTTCCATACGTGCATTAGGCGTTAGCATCTCGCATGCTATTGGCAATGCTTTATTTGGTGGTTCTGCTGAATACGTCGCGTTTGGATTAAAAAAAGCTGGATATGAATCACTGTTTTATTTTTACATAACCATCGTGATGATCATGGCTTTCATTGCGCTTCTCTTTGTCCCGAGTATGCGTAAAGGAGGCTACCTCCAAGACGATGAAAAACATTAA
- a CDS encoding DUF2853 family protein — MTNNLADIKVYDPNPDIAAVERLSHRLALVMKKQDAALVATSDPKELERVEKWIQDVLEADEKNAKMAVSKVAQMMAGERRKSRITFYYLVAKQLNALDKI; from the coding sequence ATGACAAATAATCTAGCAGATATTAAAGTATATGATCCAAATCCCGATATAGCAGCAGTCGAACGACTTAGCCATCGTTTAGCTTTGGTGATGAAAAAGCAGGATGCAGCGCTTGTTGCAACATCCGATCCAAAAGAGTTAGAACGTGTTGAAAAATGGATCCAAGATGTTTTAGAAGCTGATGAGAAGAATGCTAAAATGGCTGTTTCAAAAGTTGCTCAGATGATGGCTGGAGAGCGTAGAAAAAGTCGTATAACTTTTTATTATTTAGTCGCTAAGCAACTCAATGCACTTGATAAAATTTAA
- a CDS encoding SspB family protein yields the protein MVKDQIRYDILVQDALRGVIRKVLSEVSKAGLPGNHHFFITFFTNAPGVKISPRLKNRYPEQMTIVLQHQFRDLSVSETAFEVTLSFREITEKLLIPFTSIQVFYDPVAAFEAAFDLPSKLPAVESEDAENTSSTPIVPSNKQKKENTLIKEQNLSANKEPSDNDTKPSADVVSLDSFRKK from the coding sequence ATGGTTAAAGATCAAATCCGTTACGATATTCTCGTTCAGGATGCGCTTCGTGGAGTTATCCGTAAAGTTTTATCAGAAGTTTCTAAAGCAGGACTTCCAGGAAATCATCATTTTTTTATAACTTTTTTTACAAATGCTCCAGGCGTTAAAATTTCTCCTCGACTAAAAAATCGCTATCCTGAACAAATGACGATCGTCTTGCAACATCAGTTTAGAGATCTTAGTGTTTCAGAAACAGCCTTCGAAGTGACCCTCTCTTTCAGAGAAATTACTGAAAAACTCTTGATTCCTTTTACTTCTATTCAAGTCTTTTACGATCCTGTAGCAGCCTTTGAAGCAGCATTTGACCTCCCCTCAAAACTTCCCGCTGTAGAAAGTGAAGATGCAGAAAATACCTCTTCTACGCCTATCGTTCCATCAAACAAACAAAAAAAAGAAAATACGCTCATAAAAGAACAAAATCTCAGTGCCAATAAAGAACCTTCAGATAACGATACAAAACCAAGTGCTGATGTTGTCTCTTTAGATTCTTTTCGGAAAAAATAA
- a CDS encoding DUF4169 family protein — protein sequence MTEPINLRQFRKQKKRAEKALHAAENRYRFGRTKTEKLFEQQKSFKTQKFLDQNRLRNDE from the coding sequence ATGACTGAACCGATAAATCTTCGCCAATTTCGAAAACAAAAAAAGCGTGCAGAAAAAGCTCTTCATGCTGCGGAAAATCGTTATCGTTTTGGACGGACAAAAACTGAAAAACTTTTCGAACAACAAAAATCTTTCAAAACGCAAAAATTTCTTGATCAAAATCGTTTACGAAACGACGAATAA
- a CDS encoding ribbon-helix-helix domain-containing protein encodes MKESVCIDWSKVIPQKISVRVDGHATSVSLEPPFLEILKDIARKKGQSLAFIITDIDSQRPQQVNLSSSLRVYALQSILTKRL; translated from the coding sequence ATGAAAGAAAGTGTTTGTATTGATTGGTCAAAAGTCATTCCGCAAAAGATATCTGTTCGCGTTGATGGACACGCAACAAGCGTCTCTTTAGAACCGCCATTTTTAGAAATTCTCAAAGATATAGCCCGCAAAAAAGGACAATCTTTAGCCTTTATTATCACTGATATTGATAGCCAAAGACCACAACAAGTCAATCTTTCGTCCTCGTTACGCGTTTACGCTCTTCAAAGTATTCTGACAAAACGTCTTTAA